A window of the Lolium perenne isolate Kyuss_39 chromosome 7, Kyuss_2.0, whole genome shotgun sequence genome harbors these coding sequences:
- the LOC127314223 gene encoding membrane protein PM19L-like has translation MAINATTIEKAILLLNLTMYVLVAAIGCILINDAIDSGDDIAGGNVGYYHHYPTSRATASICVNLVATMAGVVGVAAALPGLRHVRSWSQGSLQAAGYPGFMAWLLTLLALGLAIREVFLGADVLAVPRALLLGCLSVMQLSYLSSIFST, from the exons ATGGCGATCAACGCAACGACGATCGAGAAAGCCATCCTGCTGCTGAATCTCACCATGTACGTCCTCGTGGCAGCGATCGGGTGCATCCTCATCAACGACGCAATCGACAGCGGCGACGATATCG CTGGTGGCAATGTTGGATACTACCACCACTACCCGACCTCGAGGGCTACGGCGAGCATCTGCGTGAACCTCGTGGCGACAATGGCTGGAGTAGTCGGCGTCGCGGCGGCGCTTCCGGGGCTCCGCCATGTCCGGTCGTGGAGCCAGGGGAGCTTGCAGGCGGCAGGCTACCCCGGGTTCATGGCCTGGCTGCTCACCCTGCTCGCACTGGG ATTAGCCATTAGGGAGGTATTCCTGGGAGCCGACGTGCTTGCTGTACCCAGGGCTCTACTCCTGGGATGTCTCTCGGTGATGCAGCTCAGTTACCTAAGCAGTATATTTTCTACATGA